The following are from one region of the Streptomyces decoyicus genome:
- a CDS encoding acetoacetate--CoA ligase produces MTTAPPSAPQPEPLWQPGPDRIAGAQVTRFHAWAATHHGAPAPTPGDPATSYAALHRWSVDDLPAFWQATAEWFDVRFATPYETVLADRAMPGARWFPGAILNYAEHALRAAEDPARADAPALLYVDETHEPTPVTWTELRAQVGSLAAELRRLGVRPGDRVSAYVPNIPQAVVALLATAAVGGVWTSCAPDFGARSVLDRFQQIEPVVLFTVDGYRYGGKEHDRRDTVAELRAELPTLRAVVHIPLLGTPAPEGALTWSDLTSNDTEPVFEQVPFDHPLWVLYSSGTTGLPKAIVQSQGGILLEHLKQTGLHCDLGPDDRFFWYTSTGWMMWNFLVAGLLVGSTIVLYDGSPGHPDISAQWRVAETTRATVFGTSAAYVMACRKAGIHPARDLDLSAITCVATTGSPLPPDGFRWLHDSFAESGADLWTASVSGGTDVCSCFAGAVPTLPVHIGELQAPCLGTDLQAWDAQGKPVVDEVGELVVTNPMPSMPTRFWNDPEGTRYHDSYFDMYPGVWRHGDWITVTSRGSVVIHGRSDSTLNRQGVRMGSADIYEAVERLPEIRESLVIGLELPDGGYWMPLFVHLAPGATLDDALRDRIKRTIRDQLSPRHVPDDIIEAPGVPHTLTGKRIEVPVKRLLQGTPLDKAVNPGSVDNLELLRFYERVARDHAADRAQ; encoded by the coding sequence ATGACCACCGCACCGCCGTCCGCCCCGCAGCCGGAACCCCTCTGGCAACCAGGCCCGGACCGTATCGCCGGCGCACAGGTCACCCGCTTCCACGCCTGGGCGGCCACGCACCACGGCGCACCCGCCCCCACCCCCGGCGACCCCGCCACGAGCTACGCCGCTCTGCACCGCTGGTCCGTCGACGACCTCCCCGCCTTCTGGCAGGCCACCGCGGAGTGGTTCGACGTCCGCTTCGCCACCCCGTACGAGACCGTCCTCGCCGACCGTGCGATGCCCGGCGCCCGCTGGTTCCCCGGCGCCATCCTCAACTACGCCGAGCACGCCCTGCGCGCCGCCGAGGACCCGGCCCGCGCCGACGCGCCCGCGCTGCTGTACGTCGACGAGACCCATGAGCCCACCCCCGTCACCTGGACGGAGCTGCGCGCCCAGGTCGGATCGCTGGCCGCCGAACTCCGCCGCCTCGGCGTCCGCCCCGGCGACCGCGTCAGCGCCTACGTCCCCAACATCCCGCAGGCCGTCGTGGCGCTCCTCGCCACCGCCGCGGTCGGCGGCGTATGGACCTCCTGCGCCCCCGACTTCGGCGCCCGCAGCGTGCTGGACCGCTTCCAGCAGATCGAACCCGTCGTCCTGTTCACCGTCGACGGCTACCGCTACGGCGGCAAGGAACACGACCGCCGCGACACCGTCGCCGAACTCCGCGCCGAACTTCCCACCCTGCGCGCCGTCGTTCACATCCCCCTCCTCGGCACCCCCGCCCCCGAAGGCGCCCTGACCTGGTCGGACCTGACCTCGAACGACACCGAACCGGTCTTCGAGCAGGTCCCGTTCGACCACCCGCTGTGGGTCCTGTACTCCTCCGGCACCACCGGCCTGCCCAAGGCCATCGTCCAGTCCCAGGGCGGCATCCTGCTCGAACACCTCAAGCAGACCGGCCTGCACTGCGACCTCGGCCCCGACGACCGGTTCTTCTGGTACACCTCCACCGGCTGGATGATGTGGAACTTCCTCGTCGCCGGCCTCCTGGTGGGCTCCACGATCGTGCTCTACGACGGCAGCCCGGGCCACCCCGACATCTCCGCCCAATGGCGGGTCGCCGAAACCACCCGCGCCACCGTCTTCGGCACCTCCGCCGCCTACGTCATGGCCTGCCGCAAGGCCGGTATCCACCCGGCCCGCGACCTCGACCTCTCCGCCATCACCTGCGTCGCCACCACCGGCTCCCCGCTCCCGCCGGACGGCTTCCGCTGGCTGCACGACTCCTTCGCGGAGAGCGGCGCCGACCTGTGGACCGCCTCCGTCAGCGGCGGCACCGACGTCTGCAGCTGCTTCGCCGGCGCCGTCCCGACCCTGCCCGTCCACATCGGCGAACTCCAGGCACCCTGCCTCGGCACCGACCTCCAGGCCTGGGACGCCCAGGGCAAGCCGGTCGTCGACGAGGTCGGCGAGCTCGTCGTCACCAACCCCATGCCGTCCATGCCCACCCGCTTCTGGAACGACCCCGAGGGCACCCGCTACCACGACAGCTACTTCGACATGTACCCCGGCGTCTGGCGGCACGGCGACTGGATCACCGTCACCTCCCGCGGCAGCGTCGTCATCCACGGCCGCTCCGACTCCACCCTCAACCGCCAGGGCGTCCGGATGGGCTCCGCCGACATCTACGAAGCCGTCGAACGGCTCCCCGAGATCCGCGAATCCCTCGTCATCGGCCTGGAGCTCCCCGACGGCGGCTACTGGATGCCGCTCTTCGTCCACCTGGCCCCCGGCGCCACCCTCGACGACGCCCTGCGCGACCGCATCAAGCGGACCATCCGGGACCAGCTCTCGCCCCGCCACGTCCCCGACGACATCATCGAAGCCCCCGGCGTCCCGCACACCCTCACCGGCAAACGCATCGAGGTCCCCGTCAAGCGCCTCCTCCAGGGCACCCCGCTCGACAAGGCCGTCAACCCCGGCTCCGTCGACAACCTCGAACTGCTCCGGTTCTACGAGCGGGTGGCCCGCGACCACGCCGCCGACCGCGCGCAGTAG
- a CDS encoding glycoside hydrolase family 31 protein produces the protein MDGRDLVRSVRMIKAIGPAQGLRSVRTAWRARRADALALPRRTAERARVPGAARGAESQPGGGVIHFARSSLRVRVAAGGAVFCGWDGAEPEPSYALAGACPEVDARVVLEPDTDGGWRVVSERVLVVVSRHGAVEVRTPGGAVLRRELPPRWWECIAAAGAGGRAEGGAARWVQRAEVAADARFFGLGGRAHGPRLRDGAYRLWNTDPGGAFGPGDEPLSLTMPVQLVVADAGTHLVFHDNSWDGRVTLREGAEGAGSGHDRPGTCELRMDGGPLRYWVLAGTPARVLQGWTALTGAPALPPQWALGYQHARWGFGGEAEVRRVVAGYKERELPLSAVHLDIDHYDRHRVFTVDRQRYPDLPGLARELRADGIRLVSIVDPAVKAEPGDAVYEGGAAADAFVRDAQGQEVRGVVWPGESVYPDFTDARARKWWGALYAERLAQGFSGFWHDRNEPVSFAAFGERTLPRSARHALEGRGGDHREAHNVYGLAMARAGFEGLCELRPAERPFLFSRSGWAGMQRYGGSWSGDVATGWPGLRASLSLVLGLGLCGVPYSGPDIGGFSGVPSPELYLRWFQLGSFMPLFRTHSAFGAGRREPWEYGTEVLEAARTALHERQRLLPYFETLGQLARLTGAPYVRPVWWSTPRDRALRDCEDAFLLGDALLVAPVLAAGVTRRPVRLPRGRWYDTASGRAYDGPGQVWVDAPLSRIPVLARAGAVLPVAGADGGTELEVWAPVAGRGGSGLVVPDAGDGWQRPTVERFTSRREGARVVVERRDGGEVGYPVRVRGLEEGAET, from the coding sequence ATGGACGGGCGGGATCTGGTGCGGTCGGTACGGATGATCAAGGCGATCGGGCCGGCGCAGGGGCTACGGTCCGTGCGTACGGCGTGGCGGGCACGGCGGGCGGATGCGCTGGCGCTGCCGCGCCGCACGGCGGAGCGGGCGCGGGTCCCGGGTGCGGCGCGCGGCGCGGAGTCCCAGCCGGGCGGCGGGGTGATCCACTTCGCCCGGTCGTCGCTGCGGGTGCGGGTCGCCGCGGGCGGTGCGGTGTTCTGCGGCTGGGACGGTGCCGAGCCGGAGCCGTCGTACGCACTGGCCGGGGCGTGTCCCGAAGTGGACGCGCGGGTGGTGCTGGAGCCCGATACGGACGGCGGCTGGCGGGTGGTCTCCGAGCGGGTGCTGGTGGTGGTGTCCCGGCACGGGGCGGTGGAGGTGCGGACGCCCGGCGGGGCGGTGCTGCGGCGGGAGTTGCCGCCGCGCTGGTGGGAGTGCATAGCCGCGGCGGGTGCGGGCGGGCGGGCCGAGGGCGGCGCCGCGCGCTGGGTGCAGCGGGCGGAGGTCGCGGCCGATGCCCGGTTCTTCGGGCTGGGCGGCCGGGCGCACGGGCCGCGGCTGCGGGACGGTGCGTACCGGCTGTGGAACACCGATCCCGGTGGCGCCTTCGGGCCGGGGGACGAGCCGCTGTCGCTGACGATGCCCGTCCAGCTGGTGGTGGCGGACGCCGGTACGCATCTGGTCTTCCACGACAATTCCTGGGACGGCCGGGTGACGCTGCGCGAGGGCGCGGAGGGCGCGGGCTCGGGTCATGACCGGCCGGGTACCTGTGAGCTGCGGATGGACGGCGGACCGCTGCGCTACTGGGTGCTGGCGGGCACCCCGGCCCGGGTGCTCCAGGGCTGGACGGCGCTGACCGGGGCGCCCGCGCTGCCGCCGCAGTGGGCGCTGGGATATCAGCACGCCCGCTGGGGCTTCGGCGGGGAGGCCGAGGTGCGCCGGGTGGTGGCGGGCTACAAGGAGCGCGAACTTCCGCTGTCGGCCGTCCATTTGGACATCGACCACTACGACCGGCACCGGGTCTTCACCGTCGACCGGCAGCGCTATCCGGATCTGCCGGGTCTGGCGCGGGAGTTGCGGGCGGACGGGATACGGCTGGTGTCGATCGTGGATCCGGCGGTCAAGGCGGAGCCGGGGGACGCGGTCTATGAGGGCGGGGCGGCAGCGGACGCCTTCGTCCGGGACGCACAGGGGCAGGAGGTCCGCGGGGTGGTGTGGCCGGGCGAGTCGGTGTACCCGGATTTCACCGATGCACGGGCGCGCAAGTGGTGGGGTGCGCTCTACGCGGAGCGGCTGGCGCAGGGCTTCTCGGGGTTCTGGCACGACAGGAACGAGCCGGTCTCCTTTGCCGCCTTCGGGGAGCGGACGCTGCCGCGCTCGGCACGGCATGCGCTGGAGGGGCGGGGCGGCGACCACCGGGAGGCGCACAACGTCTACGGCCTGGCGATGGCACGGGCCGGCTTCGAGGGGCTGTGCGAACTGCGGCCGGCCGAGCGGCCGTTCCTCTTCTCCCGTTCGGGCTGGGCGGGGATGCAGCGCTACGGGGGCAGCTGGTCGGGCGATGTGGCGACGGGCTGGCCGGGGCTGCGTGCTTCGCTGTCGCTGGTGCTGGGGCTGGGGCTGTGCGGGGTGCCGTACAGCGGTCCCGATATCGGCGGGTTCTCCGGGGTGCCGTCCCCGGAGCTGTATCTGCGGTGGTTCCAACTGGGGTCCTTCATGCCCCTGTTCCGTACACATTCGGCGTTCGGGGCGGGGCGGCGGGAGCCGTGGGAGTACGGGACCGAGGTGCTCGAAGCGGCCCGTACGGCGCTGCACGAACGGCAGCGGCTGCTGCCGTACTTCGAGACGCTGGGGCAGCTGGCGCGGCTGACCGGGGCCCCGTACGTCCGGCCGGTGTGGTGGAGCACGCCGCGGGACCGGGCGCTGCGGGACTGCGAGGACGCCTTTCTGCTGGGGGATGCGCTGCTGGTGGCGCCGGTACTGGCGGCGGGCGTGACCCGGCGGCCGGTGCGGCTGCCGCGCGGCCGGTGGTACGACACCGCGAGCGGGCGGGCGTACGACGGTCCCGGGCAGGTGTGGGTGGATGCGCCGCTGTCGCGGATTCCGGTGCTGGCCCGGGCCGGTGCGGTGCTGCCGGTGGCGGGGGCGGACGGCGGGACGGAGCTGGAGGTGTGGGCGCCGGTGGCCGGGCGCGGGGGCAGCGGGCTGGTGGTGCCGGACGCCGGGGACGGCTGGCAGCGGCCGACCGTGGAGCGCTTCACCTCGCGGCGGGAGGGCGCCCGGGTGGTCGTGGAGCGGCGGGACGGGGGCGAGGTGGGGTATCCGGTGCGGGTGCGGGGGCTGGAGGAGGGGGCGGAGACGTAG
- a CDS encoding M15 family metallopeptidase, with protein sequence MPRLAAALRGLAAAAAALIAVAAVPSGAAAGTVPHRPAPSSHPANDPKAPREFVALRDVDPTIIQEMRYVTPHNFMGVPVTGYRAPMCLLTRDAARALHRAQRVFLRRGYSLKVYDCYRPQRAVNHFVAWAKDLGDQRMKGEFYPRVDKSTLFRDGYIAEKSGHSRGSTLDLTLVRLPALPTRPYVPGEPLSSCFGPRAARFPDNSLDMGTGFDCFDTLAHTLDPRIKGEQRANRLLLKDGMERAGFVNYPYEWWHYTFTPETFPDTYFDFPVARRSLVRH encoded by the coding sequence ATGCCGAGACTTGCTGCCGCGCTGCGCGGCCTTGCTGCCGCTGCCGCCGCGCTGATCGCCGTCGCCGCTGTCCCTTCGGGTGCGGCGGCGGGCACCGTCCCGCACCGCCCGGCACCGTCGTCGCATCCGGCCAACGACCCCAAGGCGCCACGGGAGTTCGTCGCGCTGCGGGACGTGGATCCCACGATCATCCAGGAGATGCGCTACGTCACCCCGCACAACTTCATGGGGGTGCCGGTGACCGGCTACCGGGCGCCGATGTGCCTGCTGACCCGGGACGCGGCACGGGCGTTGCACCGGGCACAGCGCGTGTTCCTGCGCCGCGGATACTCCCTCAAGGTCTATGACTGCTACCGGCCGCAGCGCGCCGTGAACCACTTCGTGGCCTGGGCCAAGGACCTCGGCGACCAGCGGATGAAGGGCGAGTTCTATCCGCGGGTCGACAAGTCGACGCTCTTCCGGGACGGCTATATCGCGGAGAAGTCCGGACACAGCAGGGGCAGCACCCTCGATCTGACACTGGTGCGGCTGCCCGCCCTGCCGACCCGGCCGTACGTCCCCGGGGAGCCGTTGTCATCGTGCTTCGGCCCGAGAGCGGCCCGCTTCCCGGACAATTCACTGGACATGGGAACCGGCTTCGACTGCTTTGACACCCTGGCGCACACCCTCGACCCCCGGATCAAGGGCGAGCAGCGGGCGAACCGGCTGCTGCTGAAGGACGGCATGGAGCGCGCCGGCTTCGTCAACTACCCGTACGAGTGGTGGCACTACACCTTCACACCGGAGACGTTTCCGGACACCTACTTCGACTTCCCGGTCGCCCGGCGGTCGCTCGTCCGGCACTGA
- a CDS encoding adenylosuccinate synthetase: protein MVDLGYGDAGKGTVVDRLCVPRADAAPVTAVIRFNGGAQAAHNVVTTDGRHHTFAQFGSGTFSGVPTHLSRLMLVDPLALATEARHLASLGVPDPLALLTVDRRARLTTPYHAAANRARECSRGAARHGSCGMGIGETAAYALAHPADAPTAGDCTSRTALRRKLTLLRDRLTAAVGPLDAPPVDACLVACTAFADHVTLVDETHLPGLLRRGPAVFEGAQGVLLDEWRGFHPYTTWSTTTFDGAETLLAEAGRPHAALRLGVVRTYTTRHGPGPLVTEDPALAAVLPEPHNGHGRWQGAFRAGHFDVPAHAYAIAACGGVDALAVTHLDAPARHRALRLAHGYRTPDGPMDRIPAARPGDLRRQQAVTERLLSARPDRWQTPGSDPHAWTDALSAALSAPVLLESYGPTAADKAGPPAGSLAGLPARAVSAGRATAGRPGSRSRCPETSPV from the coding sequence GTGGTCGATCTCGGCTACGGCGACGCGGGCAAGGGCACCGTCGTCGACCGGCTCTGCGTCCCCCGGGCGGACGCGGCGCCGGTCACGGCGGTGATCCGCTTCAACGGCGGCGCCCAGGCGGCCCACAACGTCGTCACCACCGACGGCCGCCACCACACCTTCGCCCAGTTCGGCTCCGGCACCTTCAGCGGCGTCCCCACCCATCTCTCCCGCCTGATGCTGGTGGACCCCTTGGCGCTCGCCACGGAGGCCCGGCATCTCGCCTCGCTCGGCGTCCCGGACCCGCTCGCGCTGCTGACCGTGGACCGCCGCGCCCGGCTCACCACGCCCTACCACGCGGCCGCCAACCGGGCCCGGGAGTGCTCCCGGGGCGCCGCCCGGCACGGCTCCTGCGGCATGGGCATCGGCGAAACCGCCGCCTACGCCCTCGCCCACCCCGCCGACGCCCCCACGGCCGGAGACTGCACCTCCCGTACGGCCCTGCGCCGCAAACTCACCCTGCTGCGCGACCGCCTCACCGCCGCGGTGGGCCCGCTCGACGCGCCACCCGTCGACGCCTGCCTGGTCGCCTGCACCGCCTTCGCCGACCACGTCACGCTCGTCGACGAGACCCATCTGCCCGGCCTGCTGCGCCGCGGCCCGGCCGTCTTCGAAGGCGCCCAGGGCGTCCTGTTGGACGAATGGCGCGGTTTCCACCCCTACACCACCTGGTCCACCACCACCTTCGACGGCGCCGAAACCCTCCTCGCCGAGGCCGGCCGGCCGCACGCAGCGCTGCGTCTGGGCGTCGTACGGACCTATACGACCCGGCACGGCCCCGGCCCGCTCGTCACCGAGGACCCCGCCCTGGCAGCCGTCCTCCCCGAGCCGCACAACGGCCACGGCCGTTGGCAAGGAGCCTTCCGCGCCGGCCACTTCGACGTGCCCGCGCACGCCTACGCCATCGCTGCCTGCGGGGGAGTGGACGCCCTCGCCGTCACCCACCTCGACGCCCCGGCCCGCCACCGCGCGCTGCGCCTCGCCCACGGCTACCGCACCCCGGACGGACCCATGGACCGCATCCCGGCGGCGCGGCCGGGCGACCTGCGCCGCCAACAGGCGGTCACCGAAAGGCTGTTGAGCGCCCGCCCGGACCGCTGGCAGACGCCCGGCAGCGACCCGCATGCCTGGACCGACGCCCTCTCCGCCGCCTTGTCCGCCCCGGTCCTCCTGGAGTCCTACGGGCCGACCGCGGCGGACAAGGCAGGGCCGCCGGCAGGGTCACTGGCAGGGCTGCCGGCGCGGGCGGTCAGTGCCGGACGAGCGACCGCCGGGCGACCGGGAAGTCGAAGTAGGTGTCCGGAAACGTCTCCGGTGTGA
- a CDS encoding NUDIX hydrolase: MLYSFRERLGVRTTSGAVVTTDRQGNGSGAAQDDGDGDSAFLASYDPREFPAIAVTVDIVALTLRAGALHLLLVERGGRPFQGAWALPGGFVRAGRESLDAAAARELAEETGLDATQLERVHLEQLGSYGDPGRDPRMPVVTVAYLAFAPDLPEARGGGDASSAAWVPVSALDLGGRCEGCAEAQGPERMTSQTFAEPDAARPRPPEQGPGHGIDGGGSVPRPADDTAAEGQPGPQTLRPLAFDHARIVADGLDRARAKIEYTPLATAFLAEEFTIVELRGVYESIWGSLLHAGNFHRKVLSVPGFVESTGATAARGGARGGPRARLYRAGDARLLHPALLRPDREESVR, from the coding sequence ATGTTGTACTCATTCCGAGAAAGACTCGGAGTGAGAACAACATCGGGGGCGGTCGTGACCACGGACCGGCAGGGCAACGGAAGCGGCGCCGCGCAGGACGACGGCGACGGCGACAGTGCATTCCTCGCCTCCTACGACCCGCGAGAGTTCCCCGCCATCGCCGTGACCGTCGACATCGTCGCGCTGACGCTGCGCGCGGGCGCCTTGCACCTCCTGCTCGTCGAGCGCGGCGGCCGGCCCTTCCAGGGCGCCTGGGCACTGCCGGGCGGATTCGTCCGCGCGGGGCGGGAGTCGCTCGATGCGGCCGCGGCCCGCGAACTCGCCGAGGAAACGGGGCTGGACGCCACGCAGCTGGAGCGCGTCCACCTCGAACAGCTCGGTTCGTACGGCGACCCCGGCCGCGACCCGCGCATGCCCGTCGTGACCGTCGCCTACCTGGCCTTCGCGCCCGATCTCCCCGAGGCCCGGGGCGGCGGCGATGCCTCGTCCGCAGCCTGGGTCCCGGTCTCCGCGCTGGACCTCGGCGGCCGGTGCGAGGGCTGCGCGGAGGCGCAGGGCCCCGAAAGGATGACTTCGCAGACTTTCGCCGAACCGGACGCGGCCCGGCCGCGTCCCCCAGAGCAGGGTCCGGGGCACGGGATCGACGGGGGTGGTTCCGTGCCCCGGCCCGCCGACGACACGGCGGCGGAGGGGCAGCCCGGTCCGCAGACCCTCCGGCCGCTCGCCTTCGACCACGCCCGCATCGTCGCCGACGGACTCGACCGGGCCCGCGCAAAGATCGAGTACACCCCGCTGGCCACGGCGTTCCTCGCGGAGGAATTCACCATCGTCGAGCTCCGCGGCGTCTATGAATCCATCTGGGGCAGCCTGCTGCACGCCGGGAACTTCCACCGCAAGGTGCTTTCCGTCCCCGGCTTCGTCGAATCCACCGGCGCGACGGCGGCCCGCGGGGGAGCCCGCGGAGGTCCGCGCGCCCGCCTCTACCGTGCGGGCGACGCCCGTCTGCTGCACCCGGCGCTGCTGCGCCCCGACCGGGAGGAGAGCGTGCGATGA
- a CDS encoding lipid-transfer protein — MATGDVAVLGAGMHPWGKWGRSFVEYGTKAAREALADAGLDWRAVQSIVGADTVRGGYPGYVAGATFAKALGWQGARVTSVYAACASGAQAIGTARAQILSGMADVALVVGADAAPKGFFTPAGGDRPDDPDWLRFRVLGATNPAYFGLYARRRMALYGDTADDFAQVKVKNSAAGTANPYARYRKRVTAQEVAASAVVCDPLRLLDICATSDGAAALVLTSMEFARRHGATDPVRIRAVATATPQYPRTVLDLPDIATDSAAAVPPPETGFRASIAHTAYEEAGIGPEDLSLAEVYDLSTALELEWYEDLGLCGPGEGARLLRDGATALGGRLPVNASGGLASFGEAVPAQAIAQVCELTRQLRGQAGARQVAGARVGVTANQGLFGHGSAVVAVR, encoded by the coding sequence ATCGCGACCGGCGATGTGGCGGTGCTCGGCGCCGGTATGCACCCCTGGGGCAAGTGGGGGCGCAGCTTTGTCGAGTACGGCACGAAGGCGGCCAGGGAGGCGCTCGCGGACGCCGGGCTCGACTGGCGCGCCGTGCAGAGCATCGTCGGCGCGGACACGGTGCGCGGCGGCTACCCCGGCTATGTGGCGGGCGCGACCTTCGCCAAGGCGCTGGGCTGGCAGGGCGCCCGGGTGACCAGCGTCTATGCGGCCTGCGCGTCCGGCGCACAGGCCATCGGCACCGCGCGGGCGCAGATCCTCTCGGGGATGGCGGACGTGGCCCTGGTGGTGGGCGCCGACGCCGCGCCCAAGGGCTTCTTCACCCCGGCGGGCGGCGACCGGCCCGACGACCCGGACTGGTTGCGGTTCCGGGTGCTGGGGGCCACCAACCCGGCGTACTTCGGCCTGTACGCGCGCCGCCGGATGGCGCTGTACGGCGACACGGCCGACGACTTCGCGCAGGTGAAGGTCAAGAACTCGGCGGCGGGCACGGCCAATCCGTACGCCCGCTACCGCAAGCGGGTCACCGCGCAGGAGGTCGCGGCGTCGGCCGTGGTCTGCGATCCACTGCGGCTGCTGGACATCTGCGCCACCTCCGACGGCGCCGCGGCGCTGGTCCTGACGAGCATGGAGTTCGCGCGCCGGCACGGCGCCACGGATCCGGTCCGGATTCGCGCGGTCGCCACGGCCACCCCGCAGTATCCGCGGACCGTACTGGACCTGCCGGACATCGCCACTGACTCCGCAGCCGCCGTACCGCCGCCGGAGACCGGCTTCCGGGCGTCGATCGCGCACACCGCCTACGAGGAGGCCGGGATCGGCCCCGAGGATCTTTCGCTGGCCGAGGTCTACGACCTGTCCACGGCACTGGAGTTGGAGTGGTACGAGGACCTGGGGCTGTGCGGCCCCGGCGAGGGGGCGAGGCTGCTGCGGGACGGGGCCACGGCGCTGGGCGGGCGGCTGCCGGTGAATGCCAGCGGCGGTCTGGCCTCGTTCGGCGAGGCGGTCCCTGCCCAGGCCATCGCCCAAGTCTGCGAGCTGACCCGGCAGTTGCGGGGGCAGGCGGGCGCGCGGCAGGTGGCGGGTGCCCGGGTGGGTGTGACCGCCAACCAAGGGCTGTTCGGGCACGGGTCGGCGGTGGTCGCGGTGCGGTGA
- a CDS encoding MIP/aquaporin family protein has product MYSNGDIVVGEVIGTAILILFGAGVCAAVTLHYSKAKGAGWVVIAFGWGMGVLAGAYTAAPLSGGHLNPAVTLGSAVAGGTEWSKVPLYILAQMVGAAIGAVLAWALYYAQFAANAEQDKAQPTLGIFSTGPEIRKPAANLVTEVIATIGLVLPLLFFGQNKGIGIGRVPGEHVGVYGSGINVLLVALLVVGIGLSLGGPTGYAINPARDLGPRLVHALLPIPNKGPSDWSYSWIPVAGPLIGAVLSGLVYNAAF; this is encoded by the coding sequence ATGTATTCCAATGGGGACATCGTCGTCGGTGAAGTGATCGGCACCGCGATACTCATACTCTTCGGCGCCGGTGTGTGCGCCGCCGTCACCCTGCACTACTCCAAGGCGAAGGGCGCCGGCTGGGTCGTGATCGCCTTCGGCTGGGGCATGGGCGTACTCGCCGGCGCCTACACCGCGGCGCCGCTGTCCGGCGGGCATCTCAACCCCGCGGTCACGCTGGGCTCGGCGGTCGCGGGCGGCACCGAGTGGTCGAAGGTGCCGCTGTACATCCTGGCGCAGATGGTCGGTGCGGCGATCGGGGCCGTACTGGCCTGGGCGCTGTATTACGCGCAGTTCGCCGCCAACGCGGAGCAGGACAAGGCCCAGCCGACGCTGGGGATCTTCTCCACCGGCCCGGAGATCCGCAAGCCGGCCGCCAACCTCGTCACCGAGGTCATCGCCACCATCGGCCTGGTGCTGCCGCTGCTGTTCTTCGGCCAGAACAAGGGCATCGGCATCGGCCGGGTCCCCGGCGAACACGTGGGCGTCTACGGCTCCGGGATCAATGTGCTGCTGGTCGCGCTGCTGGTCGTCGGTATCGGGCTGTCGCTGGGCGGGCCCACCGGCTATGCCATCAACCCGGCCCGCGACCTCGGTCCGCGCCTGGTGCACGCCCTGCTGCCGATCCCCAACAAGGGTCCCTCCGACTGGAGTTACTCCTGGATCCCGGTGGCCGGGCCGCTGATCGGCGCGGTGCTGTCCGGCCTGGTCTACAACGCGGCGTTCTGA